The following proteins come from a genomic window of Sphaerisporangium rubeum:
- a CDS encoding ATP-dependent DNA helicase has protein sequence MLSAAVTGLGGAERPGQVKMAQAVRHAIEHDEHLAVQAGTGTGKSLAYLVPALRHAIESDSAVVVSTATIALQRQLVDRDLPRLAQSLADHLPHEPQFAILKGRRNYLCRHKATAGWADDEEEGLFDPRDISLTGRMVQRIQEWAEETETGDRDELVPGVNEQAWRQFSVSARECLGAQRCPSGAECFAELARERAGQVDVVVTNHALLAIDAMEDFAVLPDHDVVVVDEAHELVDRVTSVVTDELSDVSVSTAVRRVGRLIEQAVADRLQEAGEDLKALLAVAPSGRLDTLPGVLGVTLGVIRDAAFTCITALGSRGADRDDPERAGLRKAAFTALDEIHDTAVRILDAFGGDSEIDRAEVVWLEAATDRRPATLRVAPLTVAGMLRAKLFADRTVILTSATLALGGAFDAMARQWGLGPSTPDGPAPETTAPDETTRTPGSDGTAETTGSGTSVGTTGSGTSVGTAGSGRATETTGSGKAADAPQHKGWTGLDVGSPFDHARSGILYLARHLPQPGRDGLPQAYLDEMAELIEAAGGRTLGLFSSMRAAKAATEALRDRIGVPLLCQGDDSTSQLVQRFADDPATCLFGTLSLWQGVDVPGPSLSLVIIDRIPFPRPDDPLASARQRHVAAKGGNGFMSVAATHAALLLAQGAGRLLRSHTDKGVIAVLDPRLATARYAPFLRASLPPFWTTDDPAKVRAALRRLTTA, from the coding sequence CTGCTGAGCGCGGCCGTCACCGGGCTCGGCGGCGCCGAGCGGCCAGGTCAGGTCAAGATGGCCCAGGCGGTGCGCCACGCCATCGAGCACGACGAGCACCTCGCCGTGCAGGCCGGCACCGGCACCGGCAAGTCCCTCGCCTATCTCGTCCCCGCGCTGCGGCACGCCATCGAGTCCGACAGCGCGGTCGTGGTCTCCACCGCCACCATCGCGTTGCAACGGCAGCTCGTGGACCGCGATCTCCCCCGTCTGGCGCAGTCCCTGGCCGACCACCTCCCCCATGAGCCACAGTTCGCCATCCTCAAGGGAAGACGGAACTATCTCTGCCGCCACAAGGCCACCGCCGGGTGGGCCGACGACGAGGAAGAAGGCCTGTTCGACCCGCGCGACATCAGCCTCACCGGCCGCATGGTGCAGCGCATCCAGGAATGGGCCGAGGAGACCGAGACCGGCGACCGTGACGAGCTCGTACCCGGCGTCAACGAGCAGGCGTGGCGGCAGTTCTCCGTGAGCGCGCGCGAGTGCCTCGGCGCGCAGCGCTGCCCGAGCGGCGCCGAGTGCTTCGCCGAGCTGGCCAGGGAGCGTGCCGGGCAGGTCGACGTGGTCGTCACCAACCACGCGTTGCTCGCCATCGACGCCATGGAGGACTTCGCGGTGCTCCCCGACCACGACGTCGTCGTGGTCGACGAGGCCCACGAGCTGGTCGACCGGGTCACATCCGTCGTCACCGACGAGCTGTCCGACGTGTCGGTGTCCACCGCGGTCCGCCGGGTGGGCCGGCTCATCGAGCAGGCCGTGGCCGACCGGCTCCAGGAGGCCGGCGAGGACCTCAAGGCCCTGCTCGCCGTGGCGCCGTCCGGCCGTCTCGACACACTTCCCGGCGTACTCGGCGTCACCCTCGGGGTGATCCGCGACGCCGCCTTCACGTGCATCACGGCGCTCGGCTCGCGCGGCGCCGACCGCGACGACCCCGAGCGCGCCGGCCTGCGCAAGGCCGCCTTCACGGCGCTCGACGAGATCCACGACACCGCCGTCCGCATCCTCGACGCCTTCGGCGGCGACTCCGAGATCGACCGCGCCGAAGTCGTCTGGCTGGAAGCCGCCACCGACCGCCGTCCCGCCACCCTGCGGGTAGCACCCCTGACGGTGGCAGGCATGCTCCGCGCCAAACTCTTCGCCGACCGCACCGTCATCCTCACCAGCGCCACCCTCGCCCTCGGCGGCGCCTTCGACGCCATGGCCCGCCAATGGGGCCTCGGCCCCTCCACCCCCGACGGCCCCGCCCCCGAGACCACCGCCCCTGACGAGACCACACGAACCCCCGGCTCCGACGGCACCGCAGAGACCACCGGCTCCGGCACGTCCGTGGGAACCACCGGCTCCGGCACGTCCGTGGGAACCGCCGGCTCCGGCAGGGCCACGGAGACCACCGGATCCGGTAAGGCCGCGGATGCGCCACAGCACAAGGGCTGGACCGGCCTCGATGTCGGCTCGCCGTTCGACCACGCACGCAGCGGCATCCTGTACCTCGCACGTCACCTGCCTCAACCCGGCCGCGACGGACTGCCTCAGGCCTACCTCGACGAGATGGCCGAGCTCATCGAAGCCGCCGGCGGCCGCACCCTCGGCCTGTTCTCCTCCATGCGCGCCGCCAAGGCCGCCACCGAGGCCCTGCGCGACCGCATCGGCGTCCCCCTGCTGTGCCAGGGTGACGACTCCACGTCCCAGCTCGTCCAGCGTTTCGCCGACGACCCCGCCACCTGCCTGTTCGGCACCCTGTCACTCTGGCAAGGCGTAGACGTCCCCGGCCCCTCCCTGAGCCTCGTCATCATCGACCGCATCCCCTTCCCCCGCCCCGACGACCCTTTGGCCTCGGCCCGCCAGCGCCACGTGGCCGCCAAAGGCGGCAACGGCTTCATGTCCGTGGCCGCCACCCACGCCGCCCTCCTCCTGGCCCAAGGCGCCGGCCGCCTCCTGCGCTCCCACACCGACAAAGGCGTGATCGCCGTCCTCGACCCCCGCCTCGCCACCGCCAGATACGCCCCCTTCCTCCGAGCCTCCCTCCCCCCCTTCTGGACCACCGACGACCCGGCCAAGGTCCGAGCCGCCCTCCGCCGCCTCACCACCGCCTGA
- a CDS encoding DUF202 domain-containing protein — MTADPTPGLHRERTLLAWIRTGVALAAGGLLAAGAAGRRFHEGRAAAPFVLAALCGAVLLARARVRHRQAERCGDGPPPDVRLDAVFAWLGTLAVATGALLLALLAG, encoded by the coding sequence ATGACGGCGGACCCCACGCCGGGGCTGCATCGTGAGCGCACGCTGCTCGCGTGGATCCGTACCGGTGTGGCGCTCGCGGCAGGCGGGCTGCTGGCCGCGGGCGCGGCGGGACGGCGGTTCCACGAGGGCCGCGCGGCGGCGCCGTTCGTGCTCGCCGCGCTGTGCGGCGCGGTGCTGCTGGCCCGTGCGCGCGTGCGGCACCGCCAGGCCGAGCGGTGCGGCGACGGCCCGCCGCCGGACGTACGCCTCGACGCGGTGTTCGCCTGGCTCGGCACGCTGGCGGTCGCCACGGGGGCCCTGCTGCTGGCGCTGCTCGCCGGCTAG
- the aroQ gene encoding type II 3-dehydroquinate dehydratase → MRAVLVLNGPNLSRLGTREPDVYGAETLEDLAAMCRKAGAELGLDVDVRQTDDEAELVGWLHEAADKRLPVVLNPAAFTHYSYALRDAIAQRTAPLIEVHISNPAAREEFRHTSVVAAVATGTIAGFGLRSYELALRAVADLTA, encoded by the coding sequence ATGAGGGCGGTGCTGGTCCTGAACGGCCCCAACCTGTCTCGCCTGGGTACGCGCGAGCCGGACGTCTACGGCGCGGAGACCCTGGAGGACCTCGCCGCGATGTGCCGCAAGGCCGGCGCCGAGCTGGGCCTCGACGTCGACGTCCGCCAGACCGACGACGAGGCCGAACTGGTGGGCTGGCTCCACGAGGCGGCCGACAAGCGCCTGCCGGTGGTCCTCAACCCGGCGGCGTTCACCCACTACTCGTACGCGTTGCGCGACGCCATCGCACAACGCACCGCGCCACTGATCGAGGTGCACATCTCCAACCCCGCCGCACGTGAGGAGTTCCGCCACACCTCGGTGGTCGCGGCCGTCGCCACCGGCACCATCGCCGGCTTCGGCCTCCGCTCGTACGAACTGGCACTCCGGGCCGTCGCGGACCTGACCGCCTGA
- a CDS encoding shikimate kinase, with product MTSPKAVLIGPPGSGKSTVGRAVAERLGVGFRDTDADVEAVAGKAVSDIFVDDGEERFRELEATAVRDALAEHDGVVSLGGGAVLDPATRELLIGHFIVYLQVGLSDAVKRVGLGSARPLLVLNPRSRLKQLMEERRPVYESLASLTVATDDRDPAEIADEIVKGLPS from the coding sequence GTGACGAGTCCGAAGGCTGTGCTGATCGGCCCGCCGGGGTCGGGGAAGTCCACGGTCGGCCGCGCGGTGGCCGAGCGTCTCGGGGTGGGGTTCCGTGACACCGATGCCGATGTCGAGGCGGTGGCCGGTAAGGCGGTGTCCGACATCTTCGTCGACGACGGTGAGGAGCGGTTCCGCGAGCTGGAGGCCACGGCGGTGCGCGACGCGCTGGCCGAGCATGACGGTGTGGTGTCCCTCGGCGGTGGCGCGGTGCTCGACCCGGCGACCCGCGAGCTGCTTATCGGACATTTCATCGTGTACCTCCAGGTGGGGCTGTCGGACGCGGTGAAGCGCGTGGGGCTCGGGTCGGCCCGTCCGTTGCTGGTGCTCAATCCCCGCAGCCGGCTCAAGCAGCTCATGGAGGAGCGCCGTCCCGTGTACGAGTCGCTGGCCTCGCTCACGGTGGCCACCGACGACCGCGACCCGGCCGAGATCGCCGACGAGATCGTCAAGGGGTTGCCGTCGTGA
- a CDS encoding SseB family protein has product MADDDGAADAAVAGVLAAYAAGEAEVAGVAAVLAEVRLLVPVVAVLTEAETGEDGLRREKESEMALPVLVGGDGRRAVPAFTGAEALRRWRADARPIQVLTPQVCQAAISENAAAVVVDVAGPVPFVLEGSLLHAMAATGKPLTDLGALVESLRPHADVTVARPGRRRLLPRLRRQRG; this is encoded by the coding sequence GTGGCCGACGACGATGGTGCGGCCGACGCGGCGGTGGCGGGGGTGCTGGCGGCGTACGCCGCAGGGGAGGCGGAGGTCGCGGGGGTCGCGGCGGTGCTGGCGGAGGTGCGGTTGCTGGTGCCGGTGGTGGCGGTGCTCACTGAGGCGGAGACCGGTGAGGACGGGCTCAGGCGGGAGAAGGAAAGCGAGATGGCGCTCCCTGTGCTGGTGGGAGGTGACGGGAGGAGAGCGGTGCCGGCGTTCACCGGTGCCGAGGCGTTGCGGCGCTGGCGTGCGGACGCGCGGCCGATCCAGGTGCTCACTCCTCAGGTCTGTCAGGCCGCCATCAGCGAGAACGCGGCGGCCGTCGTGGTCGACGTGGCCGGGCCGGTGCCGTTCGTCCTGGAGGGCTCGCTGCTCCATGCCATGGCCGCCACAGGAAAACCTCTCACTGATCTCGGCGCACTGGTCGAGTCGCTGCGACCTCACGCGGACGTGACCGTCGCACGGCCGGGGAGGCGCCGCCTCCTTCCTCGTCTGCGCCGCCAGAGGGGCTGA
- a CDS encoding prepilin peptidase: MLKEAPRRWPVWSWPPWVEVGTAAVCAVVAWRLAGTALLWAWGYAAVAGVLLSVVDWRTRRLPDVITLPSCLVLAVLLVPTGDLGPALLGGLALGGAYAVMWFVRPDALGFGDVKLAGVAGMLAGPLGVDRWLAAAMGGLVLGALYAVMLLITRRATMKTQFPLGPFIAAGVLVALW; this comes from the coding sequence GTGCTCAAGGAGGCGCCGCGCAGGTGGCCGGTGTGGTCGTGGCCGCCGTGGGTGGAGGTGGGTACGGCGGCGGTGTGCGCGGTGGTGGCCTGGCGGCTCGCGGGGACGGCCTTGTTGTGGGCCTGGGGGTACGCGGCGGTCGCCGGGGTCCTGCTCTCCGTGGTCGACTGGCGGACGCGGAGGCTGCCTGACGTGATCACTTTGCCGTCCTGCCTCGTGCTCGCCGTCCTCCTCGTCCCCACAGGTGACCTGGGGCCGGCGCTGCTCGGCGGGCTGGCGCTCGGTGGCGCGTACGCCGTCATGTGGTTCGTACGGCCGGACGCGCTCGGGTTCGGTGACGTCAAGCTCGCGGGGGTCGCGGGGATGCTCGCCGGGCCGCTCGGCGTGGACCGGTGGCTGGCGGCGGCGATGGGGGGACTGGTTCTCGGCGCGTTGTACGCCGTCATGCTGCTGATCACGCGCAGGGCCACGATGAAGACGCAGTTCCCGCTCGGCCCTTTCATCGCCGCGGGGGTGCTGGTGGCGCTGTGGTGA
- a CDS encoding TetR/AcrR family transcriptional regulator C-terminal domain-containing protein has translation MPPLSRSRIVGAAIDLIEREGADAISMRRIAAGLGVGVMSLYNHVPSKAALLDAVAETVLSQLAFTDDPGAHWTERVRSQARAFRQIAHHYPRSTMVVVSRQMQSTAGLLPVERALATLRDAGFDAQDAVHVLRTFIAFIVGSLLREVGVTPAITPAPRATDVDPVLFPETGAMAGFFASYDHEETFEYGLDLLVNAIAVRLEEHRGARG, from the coding sequence ATGCCGCCTCTTTCCCGTTCCCGTATCGTCGGCGCCGCCATCGACCTGATCGAGCGGGAAGGCGCCGACGCGATCTCGATGCGCAGGATCGCGGCCGGTCTCGGCGTCGGCGTGATGTCGCTGTACAACCACGTGCCGAGCAAGGCCGCGCTGCTCGACGCGGTGGCCGAGACGGTGCTGTCGCAGCTCGCCTTCACCGACGACCCCGGCGCGCACTGGACCGAGCGGGTGCGCAGCCAGGCGAGGGCCTTCCGGCAGATCGCGCACCACTACCCGCGCTCCACCATGGTCGTGGTGAGCCGGCAGATGCAGTCGACGGCGGGACTGCTGCCGGTGGAACGGGCCCTCGCGACGCTGCGGGACGCCGGGTTCGACGCACAGGACGCGGTGCACGTGCTGCGCACCTTCATCGCGTTCATCGTGGGGTCGCTGCTGCGTGAGGTGGGGGTGACCCCGGCGATCACCCCGGCGCCGCGGGCCACCGACGTGGACCCGGTGCTGTTCCCCGAGACGGGGGCCATGGCGGGCTTCTTCGCGTCCTACGACCACGAGGAGACGTTCGAGTACGGCCTCGACCTGCTGGTCAACGCGATCGCGGTGCGCCTGGAGGAACACAGGGGCGCCCGGGGGTGA
- a CDS encoding diiron oxygenase, which translates to MSTHELYTIPAELSTWDVEMAGSSRFTWEYDDGRDRMLALYQKGKDKQWDSVKRIDWGIEVDPYDVLGIPDQAIAIYNTPLWHRMDEQQRKEVRRHGAAWQFSQFLHGEQGAMICSARIVESVPDLDAKFYAATQTMDEARHAETYARFLKEKVGIAYPINPYLKSLLDDTLSDSRWDMPYLGMQVLIEGLALAAFGVMRDITDKPLPKQILAYVMQDEARHVAFGRMALRDYYKNLTDAERREREDFVIEGCYLMRDRLRGVEQWENLGLSPQEVRQALAATDESQYFQLFRSLLFSRIVPCVKDIGLWSERLQKAYADMGVLEMAGQNLDALMRQDEEIAEKLDVERFAAEEAERAEEVAATISLGTGSLGTGEDPARR; encoded by the coding sequence GTGTCGACCCATGAGCTCTACACCATCCCCGCCGAGCTCTCCACGTGGGACGTGGAGATGGCCGGTTCCTCCCGCTTCACGTGGGAGTACGACGACGGCCGCGACCGCATGCTCGCCCTGTACCAGAAGGGCAAGGACAAGCAGTGGGACTCGGTCAAGCGCATCGACTGGGGCATCGAGGTCGACCCGTACGACGTGCTCGGCATCCCCGACCAGGCCATCGCCATCTACAACACGCCGCTGTGGCACCGCATGGACGAACAGCAGCGCAAGGAGGTCAGGCGGCACGGCGCGGCCTGGCAGTTCTCGCAGTTCCTGCACGGCGAGCAGGGGGCCATGATCTGCTCGGCGCGCATCGTGGAGTCCGTCCCCGACCTGGACGCCAAGTTCTACGCCGCCACGCAGACCATGGACGAGGCACGGCACGCCGAGACGTACGCGCGCTTCCTCAAGGAGAAGGTCGGCATCGCGTACCCGATCAACCCGTACCTGAAGTCCCTGCTGGACGACACGCTGAGCGACTCGCGCTGGGACATGCCGTACCTCGGCATGCAGGTGCTCATCGAGGGCCTCGCGCTCGCCGCGTTCGGCGTCATGCGCGACATCACCGACAAACCGCTGCCGAAGCAGATCCTCGCGTACGTCATGCAGGACGAGGCGCGGCACGTCGCGTTCGGCCGCATGGCGCTGCGCGACTACTACAAGAACCTCACCGACGCCGAGCGCCGCGAGCGTGAGGACTTCGTCATCGAGGGCTGCTACCTCATGCGCGACCGCCTGCGCGGCGTCGAACAGTGGGAGAACCTCGGCCTGTCGCCGCAGGAGGTGCGGCAGGCGCTGGCGGCCACCGACGAGTCGCAATACTTCCAGTTGTTCCGCTCGCTGCTGTTCAGCCGCATCGTGCCGTGCGTCAAGGACATCGGCCTGTGGAGCGAGCGCCTGCAGAAGGCCTACGCCGACATGGGGGTCCTGGAGATGGCGGGGCAGAACCTCGACGCGCTCATGCGCCAGGACGAGGAGATCGCCGAGAAGCTCGACGTGGAGCGCTTCGCCGCCGAGGAGGCCGAACGCGCCGAAGAGGTCGCCGCCACCATCTCCCTCGGCACAGGCTCCCTCGGCACGGGAGAGGACCCCGCGCGGCGCTAG
- the aroC gene encoding chorismate synthase, with translation MLRWLTAGESHGPELVAILEGLPAGVAVTTADIEHALARRRLGYGRGARMKFEKDVVTVVGGVRHGHTLGAPVAIRVGNSEWPKWETVMAADPVDPDVLAAQARNAPLSRPRPGHADLSGMQKYGFDDARPVLDRASARETAARVALGQVARNFLKQALGVDIVSHVVSIGAVEAPDGVVPGPDDLAAVDESPVRCADPAAGDAMVEEIDLARREGDTLGGVVEVLAYGLPPGLGSYVHWDRRLDSRLAAALMGIQAIKGVAVGDGFETARRRGSTAHDEIENTESGVRRVTNRAGGVEGGMTNGEPLRVRAAMKPISTVPRALSTVDVLTGEPAKAINQRSDVCAVPAAAIVAEAMVALVLADAAVEKFGGDSVEEVARNLSGYLSSMVIK, from the coding sequence ATGCTGCGCTGGTTGACCGCAGGCGAGTCCCATGGCCCGGAGCTCGTCGCGATCCTTGAAGGGCTGCCCGCTGGAGTCGCGGTGACGACGGCCGACATCGAGCATGCCCTCGCACGGCGCCGTCTCGGTTACGGCCGGGGGGCGCGCATGAAGTTCGAGAAGGACGTGGTCACCGTCGTCGGCGGTGTGCGTCACGGTCACACTCTCGGCGCTCCGGTGGCGATCCGGGTCGGCAACTCCGAGTGGCCCAAGTGGGAGACCGTGATGGCGGCCGATCCGGTCGACCCGGACGTTCTCGCGGCGCAGGCCCGCAACGCGCCGTTGTCACGGCCCCGGCCGGGTCATGCCGATCTGTCCGGCATGCAGAAGTACGGGTTCGACGACGCGCGGCCGGTGCTCGACCGCGCGAGCGCGCGTGAGACGGCGGCGCGGGTGGCGCTCGGTCAGGTGGCGCGTAACTTCCTCAAGCAGGCGCTCGGGGTCGACATCGTCAGCCATGTCGTGTCCATCGGGGCCGTCGAGGCCCCGGACGGCGTGGTGCCGGGTCCCGACGATCTGGCGGCCGTGGACGAGAGCCCGGTGCGGTGTGCCGATCCCGCCGCCGGCGACGCCATGGTCGAGGAGATCGATCTCGCGCGGCGTGAGGGTGACACGCTCGGCGGTGTCGTCGAGGTGCTGGCGTACGGGTTGCCACCTGGTCTCGGCAGTTACGTGCACTGGGACCGGCGGCTCGACTCGCGGCTGGCCGCGGCGCTGATGGGAATCCAGGCGATCAAGGGGGTCGCGGTCGGCGACGGCTTCGAGACGGCCCGCAGACGCGGCTCCACGGCGCACGACGAGATCGAGAACACCGAGTCCGGGGTGCGCCGGGTCACCAACCGCGCCGGCGGCGTCGAGGGTGGCATGACCAACGGCGAGCCGCTGCGGGTCCGCGCCGCCATGAAGCCCATCTCCACGGTGCCGCGTGCGTTGTCCACGGTGGACGTGCTGACCGGTGAGCCGGCCAAGGCGATCAACCAGCGGTCCGACGTGTGCGCGGTGCCGGCCGCCGCCATCGTGGCGGAGGCCATGGTGGCGCTGGTGCTCGCGGACGCCGCCGTCGAGAAGTTCGGCGGCGACTCCGTGGAGGAGGTCGCCCGCAACCTGTCCGGCTACCTCTCCTCGATGGTGATCAAGTGA
- a CDS encoding Na+/H+ antiporter: protein MNLYMELQLLVPAAGAVAVAGLARWRGWPAPLLLVLVGLTASYVMSTFFPGGPRYDLDPEVVLLVFLPPLLYSAALESSYLRLRDVSRSVGLLSVGLVLFSAAVVAVLVRLLVPEMPLAAAFALGAIVAPPDAVAAVAVARRFGLPRKMMTILLGESLFNDATALTAYRVAVAAAAGEGFSLLIGAGRFLYAAGAGLVIGYVLARLSARMFLRVRDPLITNTVSLMLPFAAYLAAEAVHASGVLSVVVVGVYLGHRMNRVGYGTRLVSHSVWKVLDFFLEVVVFLLIGLQLPLILQGLGGENPWRLAWYAIAVFAALVLARFVWTAATTYLPLLSGKSREARPKRVMAHVTVISWAGMRGVVSLAAAFALPEGFPERDLLLFLTFTAVIGTLLVQGLTFPMVVRRLGVSGDQDVYRDNLAEAAAQQAAATAALARLDELTADGVPETHAEVVDRLRTLAERRAMGAWERLGGGVGQDGEETPSALYRRLRRAMLEAEREVLVRMRDERRIDDEVLRRVTRELDYEEASLARD, encoded by the coding sequence ATGAATCTCTACATGGAGCTCCAGCTCCTGGTGCCGGCCGCCGGCGCCGTCGCGGTGGCGGGGCTGGCCCGGTGGCGGGGCTGGCCGGCGCCGCTTCTGCTGGTGCTCGTCGGGCTGACGGCGTCCTATGTGATGTCCACGTTCTTCCCGGGGGGCCCGCGGTACGACCTCGACCCTGAGGTCGTGCTGCTGGTGTTCCTGCCGCCGTTGCTGTACTCGGCGGCGCTGGAGAGCAGCTATCTGCGGCTGCGCGACGTGAGCCGGTCCGTCGGGTTGCTGTCGGTCGGCCTGGTCCTGTTCAGCGCGGCCGTGGTGGCGGTGCTGGTGCGGCTGCTGGTGCCGGAGATGCCGCTGGCGGCGGCGTTCGCGCTCGGCGCGATCGTGGCGCCGCCGGACGCCGTGGCGGCGGTGGCGGTGGCGCGGCGGTTCGGGCTGCCGCGCAAGATGATGACGATCCTGCTGGGGGAGAGTCTCTTCAACGACGCCACCGCGCTCACCGCCTACCGGGTCGCGGTGGCGGCCGCGGCGGGGGAGGGGTTCAGCCTCCTCATCGGGGCCGGACGTTTCCTGTACGCGGCGGGTGCGGGGCTGGTCATCGGGTACGTGCTGGCGCGGCTGTCGGCACGCATGTTCCTCCGGGTGCGCGATCCGCTGATCACCAACACGGTGTCGCTGATGCTGCCGTTCGCGGCGTACCTGGCGGCCGAGGCGGTGCACGCGTCCGGTGTGCTGTCGGTGGTGGTGGTCGGCGTCTACCTCGGCCACCGCATGAACCGCGTCGGGTACGGCACGCGGCTGGTGTCGCACTCGGTGTGGAAGGTGCTCGACTTCTTCCTCGAAGTCGTCGTGTTCCTGCTGATCGGCCTGCAACTGCCGCTGATCCTGCAGGGCCTCGGCGGTGAGAACCCCTGGCGGCTCGCGTGGTACGCGATCGCGGTGTTCGCCGCGCTGGTGCTGGCGCGGTTCGTCTGGACGGCGGCCACGACCTATCTGCCGTTGCTGTCGGGGAAGTCCCGCGAGGCGCGGCCGAAGCGCGTGATGGCCCACGTCACGGTGATCAGCTGGGCCGGCATGCGGGGTGTGGTGTCCCTGGCCGCGGCCTTCGCGCTGCCGGAGGGCTTCCCTGAGCGCGACCTGCTGCTCTTCCTCACCTTCACCGCCGTGATCGGCACGCTGCTGGTGCAGGGCCTGACGTTCCCGATGGTCGTGCGCAGGCTCGGTGTGTCCGGCGACCAGGACGTCTACCGCGACAACCTGGCGGAGGCCGCCGCGCAGCAGGCCGCGGCGACCGCGGCGCTGGCGAGACTGGACGAGCTGACCGCCGACGGCGTGCCGGAGACCCACGCCGAGGTGGTCGACCGGCTGCGCACCCTCGCCGAGCGCCGCGCGATGGGTGCGTGGGAACGGCTCGGCGGCGGCGTCGGCCAGGACGGCGAGGAGACGCCGAGCGCGCTGTACCGCCGGCTGCGGCGGGCCATGCTGGAGGCCGAGCGCGAGGTGCTGGTCCGCATGCGCGACGAGCGCCGCATCGACGACGAGGTGCTGCGGCGGGTCACCCGTGAGCTCGACTACGAGGAGGCGAGCCTGGCCCGCGACTGA
- the aroB gene encoding 3-dehydroquinate synthase, with protein MTSTRITVKGERPYDVVVGTGVLAELPGLLGDEVRTVAVVHPAGLPEISRPVCGAIESAGYSVVALPVPDGERAKSVDVAAELWSAFGRYGVTRSDAVVGVGGGATTDLAGFAAATWLRGVKVVQVPTTLLGMVDAAVGGKTGINTPEGKNLVGSFHPPSGVLCDLATLVSVPRDDYVGGLAEVIKGGFIADPTILLLIEDDPEGARLPEGRHTRALIERKIQVKADVVGADLRESGVRETLNYGHTLAHAIERVEDYRMRHGEAVAIGMVYAAELSHLSGHAPLSLVQRTRDILAAVGLPTAYRHDAWPELRDHMRVDKKNRGTRRRFVILDDVAKVTRLEDPPEELLEEAYRKIAR; from the coding sequence GTGACGAGTACACGTATCACGGTCAAAGGCGAGCGTCCGTACGACGTGGTCGTCGGCACGGGGGTGCTCGCGGAGCTGCCGGGGCTGCTCGGTGACGAGGTCCGTACGGTGGCGGTGGTCCACCCGGCCGGTCTGCCGGAGATCTCGCGGCCGGTCTGCGGCGCGATCGAGTCGGCGGGGTACTCGGTGGTGGCGCTTCCGGTGCCGGACGGTGAGCGGGCCAAGTCGGTGGACGTGGCGGCGGAGCTGTGGTCGGCGTTCGGCCGGTACGGCGTCACCCGGTCCGACGCGGTGGTGGGGGTCGGCGGCGGCGCCACGACCGATCTCGCCGGGTTCGCCGCGGCCACGTGGCTGCGTGGTGTCAAGGTTGTCCAGGTGCCGACCACGCTGCTCGGCATGGTGGACGCCGCCGTCGGCGGCAAGACCGGCATCAACACCCCCGAAGGCAAGAACCTCGTCGGGTCGTTCCACCCGCCGTCCGGCGTGCTGTGCGACCTCGCCACCTTGGTCTCGGTGCCACGGGACGACTACGTCGGCGGCCTGGCCGAGGTCATCAAGGGGGGGTTCATCGCCGACCCCACGATCCTGCTGCTGATCGAGGACGACCCCGAAGGCGCGCGCCTCCCCGAGGGCCGGCACACGCGTGCGCTGATCGAGCGCAAGATCCAGGTCAAGGCCGACGTCGTCGGGGCCGACCTGCGTGAGTCCGGTGTCCGCGAGACCCTCAACTACGGTCACACCCTGGCTCACGCCATCGAGCGTGTGGAGGACTACCGCATGCGTCACGGCGAGGCTGTGGCCATCGGCATGGTCTACGCCGCCGAGCTGTCCCACCTGTCCGGCCACGCTCCGCTGTCCCTGGTGCAGCGCACCCGCGACATCCTCGCCGCCGTGGGCCTCCCCACGGCGTACCGCCACGACGCCTGGCCCGAGCTGCGCGACCACATGCGGGTGGACAAGAAGAACCGCGGCACCCGCCGCCGTTTCGTCATCCTGGACGACGTCGCCAAGGTCACCCGCCTGGAGGACCCCCCCGAGGAGCTCCTCGAAGAGGCCTACCGCAAGATCGCCCGGTGA
- a CDS encoding YidH family protein, whose amino-acid sequence MDEESEPDPRFTLANERTFLTWLSTSLALSAAGVAMAAVPREVFVSWVRVAVAVVLALLATLAAALAYPRWRRVQTALRRRAPIPALALAPVFGYGVALVAALALVLIVVAR is encoded by the coding sequence ATGGACGAGGAGAGCGAGCCCGACCCCCGGTTCACGCTGGCCAACGAGCGCACGTTCCTCACCTGGCTGAGCACCTCGCTGGCCCTGAGCGCCGCCGGTGTCGCGATGGCGGCGGTGCCGCGCGAGGTGTTCGTCTCCTGGGTACGGGTCGCGGTGGCCGTGGTGCTGGCGCTGCTCGCCACGCTGGCGGCGGCGCTCGCCTACCCCCGGTGGCGGCGGGTGCAGACCGCGCTGCGCCGCCGCGCGCCGATCCCCGCGCTGGCCCTCGCGCCGGTGTTCGGGTACGGCGTCGCGCTGGTGGCGGCGCTGGCGCTGGTGCTCATCGTGGTGGCCCGATGA